In Sander vitreus isolate 19-12246 chromosome 12, sanVit1, whole genome shotgun sequence, the following proteins share a genomic window:
- the basp1 gene encoding brain acid soluble protein 1 homolog isoform X1, with amino-acid sequence MGGKLSKKKKGYNVNDDKAKEKDATAEGASAEESEAPKDNKDEAPAATDTKEVANDTAAKEAPAADAAAPKEEEKNATPAAKEPEKPAANAEPKTEAPKSAEPAKAEEKPAAAAAPAKESAPATKEPEAKAAGPAPAAESKDEADAKKTEAPAAPAAKAEAAPAASPDPKPTEVAAPAPAKEAAAAPSSTPAAEPPAKEANATEAPSKDQTVAVQD; translated from the coding sequence ATGGGAGGCAAGCTCAGCAAAAAGAAGAAGGGATACAACGTAAACGATGACAAGGCCAAAGAAAAGGATGCCACAGCAGAGGGGGCCTCTGCCGAGGAGAGTGAAGCACCGAAGGACAACAAAGACGAGGCCCCGGCTGCCACCGACACTAAGGAGGTAGCAAACGACACGGCGGCCAAGGAGGCGCCTGCCGCAGACGCCGCAGCGCccaaagaggaggaaaagaacgCCACTCCCGCCGCAAAGGAGCCCGAGAAGCCTGCCGCCAACGCTGAGCCCAAAACGGAGGCGCCCAAGAGCGCAGAGCCCGCCAAGGCTGAGGAGAAACCAGCTGCCGCTGCGGCCCCGGCCAAAGAATCGGCCCCTGCCACCAAGGAACCCGAAGCTAAAGCCGCGGGACCTGCCCCGGCGGCTGAGAGCAAAGATGAGGCCGACGCCAAAAAGACTGAGGCCCCTGCGGCACCAGCAGCCAAAGCCGAGGCGGCCCCCGCTGCCTCCCCTGACCCCAAGCCCACAGAGGTGGCAGCTCCCGCACCAGCAAAGGAGGCCGCCGCAGCCCCTAGTTCAACACCAGCCGCCGAGCCTCCCGCCAAGGAGGCGAACGCCACAGAGGCGCCAAGCAAGGATCAAACCGTAGCAGTTCAAGATTAA